The Eleutherodactylus coqui strain aEleCoq1 chromosome 6, aEleCoq1.hap1, whole genome shotgun sequence genome window below encodes:
- the LOC136632285 gene encoding probable G-protein coupled receptor 33, protein MSTQPTSNFNIRAANGTTHQMSSSALNLTSAILLFSTFAFGLVVNTLYLWVLWFRMIRTVNTTLFFHLILANLMFSIILPFVAVYFIMEPHWMFGLFLCKLINSFVSLSMYVAVFLLTLISADRYCLVFHPHAYKKYRNPCSASITCLLFWVFAFGLTTPYLVFRQVRYEDNITICYNDYTLSGKWDKKKVKWILFSIRLFIGFVIPFSIITFCYAKIFIKMKRECLTRSNRPYRIILFAILSFCISWIPYHIWYGMSAEKDKFQQSVLRSLQVLSICLSCINSCFTPVVYLFIVESFKNIFKKSILAIIELVVNETFN, encoded by the coding sequence ATGTCAACTCAACCAACCTCCAACTTTAACATCAGGGCAGCTAATGGAACAACTCACCAAATGTCTTCCTCAGCCCTCAACCTAACATCAGCTATACTGTTATTTTCGACATTTGCTTTTGGACTCGTGGTGAACACTTTATATCTCTGGGTGCTTTGGTTCAGGATGATCAGAACTGTCAACACCACCTTGTTCTTCCACCTAATTTTGGCCAATCTCATGTTTTCCATTATACTCCCCTTTGTTGCAGTCTATTTTATCATGGAACCACATTGGATGTTTGGCCTCTTCCTGTGCAAGCTCATCAACTCCTTTGTGTCACTCAGCATGTATGTGGCAGTGTTCCTCCTGACCTTGATTAGTGCAGATCGCTATTGCTTGGTCTTTCACCCACATGCTTATAAAAAGTACAGAAACCCTTGTTCTGCTTCCATTACATGTCTTCTGTTTTGGGTTTTTGCTTTTGGTCTTACAACTCCATACTTGGTATTCCGTCAAGTCAGATATGAGGATAATATTACAATCTGCTACAATGACTACACTCTCTCAGGGAAGTGGGATAAGAAGAAGGTGAAATGGATCTTGTTTAGCATTCGCTTGTTCATTGGCTTTGTGATTCCTTTTTCCAtcattacattttgttatgcaaAAATATTCATTAAGATGAAAAGGGAATGTCTCACAAGATCCAATAGACCTTACAGAATAATCTTATTTGCTATTCTATCGTTCTGCATCTCCTGGATACCCTACCATATCTGGTATGGAATGAGTGCTGAGAAGGACAAGTTTCAACAAAGTGTCTTGAGATCATTGCAGGTACTATCAATATGTCTGAGCTGCATCAACAGTTGTTTTACACCAGTTGTTTATTTGTTCATTGTGGAGAGTTTCAAAAACATCTTTAAGAAGTCTATCCTGGCCATCATTGAGTTAGTGGTCAATGAAACATTCAATTAA
- the LOC136632286 gene encoding chemerin-like receptor 1, which produces MNSTTDPETAELRHAVQVVVTVIFSFIFLLGMMGNGTVIWITGCRLQRTINTVWFFNLALADFISTFLVLVTVLYLLLDLHWPFGPIFCKLVNCIFGLSIFASILLLSAISIDRCILVLFPVWCQNYRNPRLVTTACLVIWILSIALVPGSYTLSEMSTESNRSSCKNLDVFEDWERREAAIFTVCIFLYQFLVPLCIILISYAILLLTLRKKKLNRSSKPFLVVTGVVFSFFLCWLPYHALALSRVFFGGLPVLVSLVGVPLSKCLAMFNSCINPILYVFIGREFKDAVKRSLTQIFKTVFEEVPH; this is translated from the coding sequence ATGAACTCCACCACAGATCCAGAAACTGCTGAACTGCGCCATGCTGTCCAGGTGGTGGTCACTGTGATTTTTAGCTTCATTTTTCTCCTAGGCATGATGGGTAATGGCACTGTCATCTGGATAACAGGCTGCCGCCTCCAAAGAACTATCAACACTGTATGGTTTTTCAACCTAGCATTGGCAGATTTCATCTCCACCTTCTTGGTTCTTGTCACTGTGCTATACTTGCTACTTGACCTTCATTGGCCATTTGGACCCATTTTTTGTAAACTTGTCAACTGCATCTTTGGTCTGAGCATCTTTGCCAGCATTCTCTTACTGAGTGCCATCAGCATTGATCGCTGTATTCTTGTCCTCTTCCCAGTATGGTGTCAAAATTATCGCAACCCCAGGTTGGTTACGACCGCATGTTTAGTCATTTGGATTCTTTCTATCGCCTTGGTCCCAGGTTCTTACACTCTGTCGGAAATGTCTACAGAGAGCAACCGAAGTTCCTGCAAGAACCTAGATGTTTTTGAAGACTGGGAAAGAAGAGAAGCTGCTATATTCACTGTCTGTATATTCCTCTACCAGTTCTTAGTCCCATTGTGTATTATCCTTATTTCATACGCAATTCTCCTCCTTACACTCCGTAAGAAAAAACTGAACAGAAGCAGTAAGCCATTCTTGGTGGTCACGGGGGTGGTTTTCTCCTTCTTTTTATGTTGGCTTCCTTATCATGCCTTAGCCCTCTCCCGAGTGTTCTTTGGCGGGCTACCGGTTTTGGTCAGTCTGGTAGGTGTACCACTTTCCAAATGTTTAGCCATGTTCAACAGTTGCATCAACCCGATACTTTATGTTTTCATTGGCCGAGAATTTAAGGATGCTGTGAAGAGGTCACTGACTCAAATATTTAAAACTGTTTTTGAGGAAGTCCCACACTAA